Proteins from one Corynebacterium epidermidicanis genomic window:
- a CDS encoding DUF3427 domain-containing protein, with the protein MSDQLETFHSDLKFGFVDRETTSNQLFDPRLIANNDDERTMLAAITNELRTCDSFRFSIAFITPSGLALLKNELLKFKGTGTIITSRYLDFNEPSMFRELLNLKNIQTRIYDHPKIDFHAKGYIFEQSPILTAIVGSSNLTDNALVKNQEWNLRFSTQSAGNIAYQIDDAINRQLEFSTPLSEEWIRNYEITRRPSIRPALASYAGETLQTTREITPNPMQMEALSALAELREMGAKKAVIVSATGTGKTILAALAAKEFNPKRVLFVVHREQIAAKALYEFQRVFGGSNSDYGRFTGATRQQDCRFVFATTQTLAQPETLATLSAEHFDFVIIDESHHSGAATFRRVIDHFEPEFLLGLTATPERTDKFNIFELFDYNVAYEIRLQRALEEKMLVPFHYFGVADYTLVGGDTVTETTNLAFLASNERVKFVAEKLEKYGLAQNVHGLMFCSRKDEAHELARLFNDTKVYGKLLRTVALTGEDSREDREKVVTQLENGEIDYIITVDIFNEGIDIPCINQIVMLRATQSSIIFTQQLGRGLRKSEGKDHLRVIDFIGNYANNFLIPIALFGDNSRSKDSLRRKVINPDGRGRKAISGVSSVNFDEIAEARVLESLAKAKMTGKQEFKKDILAFQQRHNRLPRLIDFARFDLVDPVLISTKYGNYWSLLSSLKFVNEKPTDEHNAFLNFLSMELLNGKRPQELLLLKQLISQHKVTSADFAHQLVEMGTQADESHVESAIRMLTYQFPSTQQLSKYGKSPLITSVKGVQSLSPKFAACYREQPFQEFVDDIIETGLYLSRHRHSWSGNFVIGERYSRKDACRLLNWPSNVESIMYGYKVDEATATCPIFVTYHKSEDVEASVSYEDKFKDPATLHWFTKSRRTLTSPEVSKIISKSVDLHIFVKKDDAEGTDFYYLGTATPANPVQTTMPDKAGSPLNVVSMDLILDQPISPDLYNYFESTTP; encoded by the coding sequence GTGAGCGATCAGTTGGAGACTTTTCACAGCGACCTGAAATTCGGGTTCGTCGACCGAGAGACTACGTCGAATCAACTCTTTGATCCCCGACTGATCGCCAATAACGACGACGAACGAACCATGCTCGCAGCGATTACGAACGAACTGCGAACGTGTGACTCGTTTCGATTTTCAATCGCTTTCATTACGCCTAGCGGTTTAGCGCTACTCAAAAATGAACTTTTGAAGTTTAAAGGAACAGGGACGATTATTACGTCTCGTTATTTGGATTTTAACGAGCCAAGTATGTTTCGTGAACTGCTTAACCTAAAAAATATTCAAACGCGGATTTACGATCATCCGAAAATTGATTTCCATGCTAAGGGCTACATATTCGAACAATCTCCTATTCTGACCGCCATCGTCGGGAGTTCAAACTTAACAGACAACGCACTTGTTAAAAATCAAGAATGGAACCTTCGTTTCTCTACACAATCTGCCGGAAACATTGCTTATCAAATTGATGACGCAATTAATCGTCAGTTAGAGTTCAGCACCCCATTAAGTGAAGAATGGATCAGAAACTACGAGATAACTCGTCGCCCGTCTATCCGTCCAGCGCTTGCCAGCTACGCAGGCGAAACCCTTCAAACAACACGTGAAATTACGCCGAACCCGATGCAAATGGAAGCGCTTTCAGCACTAGCCGAACTGCGTGAAATGGGGGCGAAGAAGGCTGTCATTGTATCGGCTACTGGCACCGGAAAGACTATTCTCGCTGCGCTAGCAGCTAAAGAATTCAATCCCAAAAGAGTGCTTTTTGTCGTGCATAGGGAGCAGATTGCAGCTAAAGCTCTTTACGAATTCCAACGGGTCTTTGGCGGCTCCAATAGCGACTACGGTCGTTTTACCGGCGCTACCCGCCAGCAAGATTGCCGTTTCGTTTTTGCCACGACGCAGACGCTCGCTCAACCGGAAACTTTGGCAACCCTTTCCGCAGAACATTTCGACTTTGTCATTATTGACGAGTCTCATCACTCCGGGGCGGCGACTTTCCGGCGAGTAATCGATCACTTCGAACCAGAGTTTCTCTTGGGGCTAACAGCTACGCCCGAACGAACCGACAAATTCAATATTTTCGAGCTTTTCGATTACAACGTTGCCTATGAAATCAGATTGCAACGGGCACTCGAAGAAAAAATGCTAGTTCCGTTTCATTATTTCGGCGTAGCCGACTACACACTGGTGGGTGGCGATACGGTTACCGAAACGACAAATCTTGCCTTTCTTGCGTCTAATGAACGCGTAAAGTTTGTTGCTGAGAAGCTTGAAAAGTACGGGTTGGCGCAAAATGTGCATGGGTTAATGTTTTGCAGTCGCAAAGACGAAGCTCATGAATTGGCGCGACTTTTCAACGATACAAAAGTGTATGGAAAACTCCTACGCACTGTAGCTCTCACCGGGGAGGACAGCCGTGAGGATCGCGAGAAAGTGGTCACCCAACTAGAAAACGGCGAGATTGACTACATCATTACCGTCGACATTTTTAATGAGGGAATTGACATTCCTTGCATTAATCAAATAGTCATGCTGCGCGCAACTCAATCGAGCATTATCTTTACTCAGCAGCTAGGGCGTGGATTACGTAAGTCAGAAGGAAAAGATCATCTCCGAGTCATCGACTTTATCGGAAATTACGCTAATAACTTCCTGATCCCTATCGCGTTGTTTGGTGATAATTCCCGCAGCAAGGACTCACTCCGAAGAAAGGTAATCAACCCGGACGGCCGCGGCCGAAAAGCTATTTCCGGCGTATCCAGTGTTAACTTCGATGAGATCGCAGAAGCCCGAGTCTTAGAGTCCTTGGCAAAAGCAAAAATGACAGGGAAGCAAGAATTCAAGAAAGACATTTTGGCTTTCCAACAGCGCCACAATAGGCTACCCCGTCTTATTGACTTCGCACGATTTGATCTCGTCGATCCTGTTTTGATTAGTACTAAGTACGGCAATTACTGGTCGCTATTGAGTTCCCTCAAGTTCGTCAACGAAAAGCCAACGGATGAGCACAATGCATTTCTCAATTTCTTGTCGATGGAACTGCTCAATGGCAAACGTCCGCAAGAATTGTTGCTGCTGAAACAACTTATTTCCCAGCATAAAGTCACCAGCGCCGACTTTGCTCATCAGTTGGTCGAGATGGGAACTCAGGCCGACGAATCTCACGTTGAATCTGCCATTAGAATGCTGACTTACCAATTCCCTTCGACTCAGCAATTGTCAAAATACGGCAAATCTCCATTGATTACGTCTGTTAAAGGTGTACAGTCTCTTTCTCCAAAATTTGCCGCATGCTACCGCGAACAGCCATTTCAGGAGTTTGTAGACGACATCATTGAAACTGGTCTCTATCTTTCTCGCCACCGCCATTCTTGGTCAGGAAACTTTGTTATCGGGGAGCGATATTCACGAAAAGACGCTTGCCGACTTCTCAACTGGCCAAGCAACGTTGAAAGCATTATGTACGGGTACAAAGTAGATGAAGCTACGGCGACCTGTCCGATTTTCGTCACTTATCACAAATCTGAGGACGTTGAGGCAAGCGTCAGCTACGAGGACAAATTCAAAGATCCGGCTACACTCCATTGGTTTACAAAGAGTCGGCGTACGCTAACCTCCCCTGAAGTTTCCAAGATCATTTCTAAAAGTGTTGACCTTCATATTTTCGTCAAGAAGGACGATGCAGAAGGCACCGACTTCTACTATCTAGGCACAGCAACTCCAGCTAATCCTGTGCAGACCACGATGCCTGACAAGGCTGGTTCGCCGCTCAACGTCGTGAGTATGGACCTCATCTTGGATCAACCAATTAGCCCAGACTTGTATAACTACTTCGAATCAACTACCCCTTAA
- a CDS encoding (deoxy)nucleoside triphosphate pyrophosphohydrolase yields MKKRIEVTGAVIVKDGKVLAAQRGEGKSLAGYWEFPGGKIESGETPEESLKRELKEELLCDAVVGKHVVTTEYEYDFAIIVLSTFWCALEAGEPTLTEHAQIRWLTGQEMSELNWAPADIPAVEIISREL; encoded by the coding sequence GTGAAAAAGCGAATCGAAGTAACCGGTGCAGTCATTGTGAAAGATGGCAAAGTGTTAGCTGCTCAACGAGGTGAAGGCAAAAGCCTTGCCGGGTATTGGGAGTTCCCCGGAGGGAAAATCGAGTCCGGTGAAACTCCTGAGGAGTCTCTTAAGCGCGAGCTCAAGGAAGAATTGCTCTGCGACGCAGTTGTTGGCAAGCATGTTGTCACCACAGAATATGAATACGACTTTGCAATCATCGTCCTATCAACTTTCTGGTGTGCCCTGGAAGCTGGCGAACCGACACTCACCGAGCATGCCCAAATCCGCTGGCTAACCGGCCAAGAAATGTCTGAGCTCAACTGGGCACCGGCGGACATCCCAGCAGTGGAAATCATTTCGAGGGAGCTCTAA
- a CDS encoding MFS transporter yields MTTAVFSPERPTLTQGNWQSTKHRRSVYGVVAIMFLAMIFDGYDIVVYGAILPTLMADPSQIGQLNPTIAGTLGSNTMIGIMIGALGAGAIGDRIGRRMMMLVAFAWFSIGMAAGAFATTITFFGATRLFTGLALGVITAGGGAVIAEFAPPARKNMFNAIGYVGIPAGGVVASMFAIWFQDIIGWRGLFLIGASPILFLLPLAIYMLPESPRWLTAMGRADKARAICTKFDFPETQFVAEKVVVTDTGQKEKIGFGAIFSGRYLVPTLLIGTMSFMAIMAVYGLNTWLPHIMKANGMSSSASLYTLVALNFGAAVGALACSKVADVIGPKPVITFTFATAAICMFAMPYLTIPALMYTAVALTGMGVTGTQILIYGMTSNFYPTRARQAGMSWSSGFGRLGGIVGPSLGGVLITMGLGASDAFMVFAVATVIGAVCMILTPLKNRH; encoded by the coding sequence TTGACAACCGCAGTTTTTTCCCCCGAACGTCCTACGTTGACCCAAGGAAATTGGCAGTCAACAAAGCATCGCCGTTCCGTCTACGGCGTGGTAGCGATTATGTTCCTCGCTATGATTTTCGATGGTTATGACATCGTGGTGTACGGTGCAATTCTGCCAACCCTGATGGCAGACCCGTCCCAGATCGGACAACTTAATCCAACCATTGCCGGAACTCTCGGGTCGAACACCATGATCGGCATCATGATCGGCGCCCTAGGTGCGGGTGCTATTGGTGACCGCATCGGTCGACGCATGATGATGCTTGTGGCATTCGCCTGGTTTTCGATCGGCATGGCAGCAGGCGCTTTCGCCACGACGATCACCTTCTTCGGTGCCACTCGACTTTTCACGGGACTTGCGCTGGGAGTGATTACCGCAGGCGGTGGGGCAGTGATCGCCGAATTTGCCCCTCCGGCGCGCAAGAACATGTTTAATGCGATTGGCTATGTGGGTATCCCCGCTGGTGGAGTTGTGGCCTCAATGTTTGCGATCTGGTTCCAAGACATTATTGGCTGGCGCGGACTCTTCCTCATTGGTGCGTCTCCAATTCTATTCCTGCTCCCGCTGGCGATCTACATGCTCCCTGAATCCCCGCGTTGGCTGACCGCCATGGGGCGAGCCGATAAAGCACGTGCGATCTGCACCAAGTTCGATTTTCCCGAGACTCAATTCGTGGCGGAAAAAGTGGTGGTCACGGACACGGGGCAAAAGGAAAAGATTGGTTTCGGCGCGATCTTTTCGGGCAGATACCTCGTGCCGACGCTGCTCATTGGCACTATGAGCTTCATGGCCATCATGGCGGTTTATGGCCTCAACACCTGGCTGCCGCACATCATGAAAGCGAACGGTATGTCCTCCAGTGCCTCCCTCTACACCTTGGTCGCACTGAACTTCGGAGCTGCGGTAGGCGCTCTGGCGTGCTCTAAAGTAGCCGACGTGATTGGGCCGAAACCCGTTATCACCTTCACCTTTGCTACTGCGGCGATCTGCATGTTCGCCATGCCGTACCTTACGATTCCGGCCCTGATGTACACCGCGGTCGCGCTCACCGGCATGGGAGTCACCGGTACGCAGATCCTCATTTATGGGATGACCTCGAACTTCTATCCAACTCGCGCGCGCCAAGCCGGAATGTCCTGGTCCTCAGGGTTTGGCCGCCTGGGTGGCATCGTTGGACCGTCCCTCGGTGGCGTCCTCATCACGATGGGTCTTGGGGCGTCCGATGCCTTCATGGTGTTCGCCGTCGCAACCGTTATCGGAGCGGTATGCATGATTTTGACGCCTTTGAAGAACCGGCACTAA
- a CDS encoding amino acid permease, which produces MTTTQQATSVQQGHGLKARHIHFIALGSAIGTGLFYGSAGAIQAAGPSVLLVYLLGGAVVYFLLRALGEMAVHAPVTGSFAEYARRYLGDWSGYITGWMYAFEMIIVCLADLTAIGIYMKFWFPDTPQWIWVAVTLLIVGAANLASARWFGELEFGMTLIKVSAVVAMILGGAAILVFHLGNSPQNVGVDNLWNDGGFMPNGFGGMVSAFILVLFAFGGTEIIGVTASEAESPERSIPKAVNTVPVRILLFYVLTIFVIVAINPWRTITGDESPFVQIFTALGVNWAAALLNVVVISAALSAINSDLFGAGRVIAGMAKENHAPAAMAKTKRGVPVMTVVTLLIVMVIGVVLNYFIPESIFESIAALATFATIFVWLMILLAHVAFRRQLPEAERSALKFPVPLWPLGQYFTIAFIVFTFGIMVWQPDFHSALYAGIGFIVVMTGIYFISGANKAGSKNS; this is translated from the coding sequence ATGACGACTACACAGCAAGCGACATCTGTACAGCAGGGGCATGGGCTCAAGGCCCGCCACATTCATTTCATCGCTTTGGGCTCGGCGATCGGCACGGGCCTTTTCTACGGTTCAGCTGGCGCGATCCAGGCGGCCGGCCCCTCGGTGCTGTTGGTATATCTCCTTGGTGGCGCGGTGGTTTACTTCCTGCTGCGTGCATTGGGCGAGATGGCAGTTCATGCCCCGGTGACCGGGTCTTTCGCTGAATACGCGCGCCGATACCTGGGCGATTGGTCGGGATATATCACCGGCTGGATGTACGCCTTCGAAATGATTATCGTGTGTCTGGCAGACCTTACCGCCATTGGTATTTATATGAAGTTCTGGTTTCCCGACACCCCGCAATGGATTTGGGTGGCAGTCACCCTGCTTATCGTGGGTGCGGCCAACCTAGCGAGTGCTCGGTGGTTCGGTGAGCTTGAGTTCGGCATGACGCTGATCAAGGTTTCCGCCGTGGTTGCCATGATCCTCGGTGGAGCTGCAATTTTGGTATTCCACCTGGGCAATAGCCCACAGAACGTCGGCGTTGATAACTTATGGAACGACGGTGGCTTCATGCCCAACGGCTTTGGTGGCATGGTTTCGGCGTTCATCTTGGTGCTCTTTGCTTTTGGTGGCACCGAGATTATCGGTGTGACTGCATCCGAGGCAGAATCGCCAGAGAGGTCAATTCCGAAGGCCGTCAACACCGTGCCGGTGCGCATCTTGCTGTTCTACGTGTTGACTATCTTCGTCATCGTGGCGATCAATCCATGGCGAACGATTACCGGTGACGAGTCGCCATTCGTCCAAATCTTCACCGCTTTGGGAGTCAACTGGGCTGCTGCCCTACTCAACGTTGTGGTCATTTCTGCGGCGCTGTCTGCGATCAACTCTGACCTGTTCGGTGCAGGTCGCGTCATCGCCGGCATGGCCAAGGAGAACCACGCGCCGGCAGCAATGGCAAAGACCAAGCGTGGCGTCCCCGTGATGACAGTGGTCACCCTCCTGATCGTGATGGTCATCGGCGTGGTCCTGAACTACTTCATCCCAGAGTCGATCTTCGAGTCCATCGCAGCGCTGGCCACTTTCGCCACGATTTTTGTCTGGCTCATGATCCTGCTCGCCCACGTCGCTTTCCGACGCCAACTTCCCGAAGCAGAACGTTCGGCACTGAAATTCCCCGTCCCTCTGTGGCCACTTGGCCAATACTTCACGATTGCCTTTATCGTGTTCACCTTCGGCATCATGGTGTGGCAGCCCGATTTCCATTCGGCCCTCTACGCCGGCATCGGGTTCATCGTGGTGATGACTGGTATCTACTTCATATCAGGAGCCAACAAGGCCGGAAGTAAGAATAGCTAA
- a CDS encoding DEAD/DEAH box helicase encodes MSNTDNVASGVEELENVTTSETQDNSQDVVADQAAQDIRDADTSEDDSTQGFENLGLPAEVLKAIAKVGYETPSPIQSQTIPLLMEGRDVVGLAQTGTGKTAAFALPVLSRIDKSVRAPQALVLAPTRELALQVADSFQEFADHLGGISVLPIYGGQAYGIQLSGLRRGAQIIVGTPGRVIDHLTKGSLDISGLRYLVLDEADEMLNMGFQEDVERILEDTPDDKQVALFSATMPNGIRRISKQYLNDPAEITVKSETRTNTNITQRFLNVSHRNKLDALTRILEVTEFEAMIMFVRTKHETEELAEKLRARGFSAAAINGDIAQAQRERTVDQLKDGRLDILVATDVAARGLDVDRITHVFNYDIPHDTESYVHRIGRTGRAGRSGEAILFVTPRERRMLRSIERATNATLVEMELPTVDEVNESRKEKFADSITASLEDSQLALFRSLVKAYSEEHDVPLEDIAAALATQAQAGSEFLLKELPPERRRDDRRGDRFERDDRRGGRFDRDERRGGDRFDRNEDMTVYRLAVGKRQNVRPGAIVGALANEGGLNSKDFGRISISVDHTLVELPKNLPSDVLDRLSDTRISGQLINIEAAPGADMGPRGGFRKRDDFGRRDRDDRRGRGRGDREGGFGGRGRGDRDGGFGGRGRGDRDGGFGGRGRGDRDYR; translated from the coding sequence ATGAGCAATACCGATAACGTTGCCAGCGGCGTAGAAGAGCTGGAAAATGTCACAACGTCGGAAACTCAGGATAATTCGCAGGATGTCGTAGCCGATCAGGCTGCACAAGACATCAGGGATGCGGACACTTCTGAGGACGACTCCACGCAAGGGTTTGAAAACCTGGGACTGCCTGCAGAAGTGCTGAAGGCAATTGCCAAGGTTGGCTATGAGACCCCGTCCCCAATTCAGTCACAAACGATTCCACTTTTGATGGAAGGCCGCGACGTCGTCGGCCTGGCCCAAACCGGAACCGGTAAAACCGCAGCTTTCGCCCTGCCGGTGCTTTCGCGCATCGACAAGTCCGTTCGCGCACCACAGGCCCTCGTGCTGGCGCCTACCCGCGAGCTGGCGCTGCAGGTTGCAGACTCCTTCCAAGAATTCGCCGATCACCTCGGTGGCATCAGCGTCCTGCCGATCTACGGTGGCCAAGCCTACGGAATTCAGCTTTCCGGTCTGCGCCGCGGCGCCCAGATCATCGTCGGCACCCCTGGTCGTGTCATCGACCACTTGACCAAGGGCTCGCTCGACATCTCCGGTCTGCGCTACCTCGTCCTCGATGAAGCGGACGAGATGCTCAACATGGGCTTCCAGGAAGACGTGGAACGCATTCTGGAAGACACCCCGGACGACAAGCAAGTTGCGCTGTTCTCCGCGACCATGCCAAACGGCATCCGTCGGATCTCCAAGCAATACCTCAACGATCCCGCGGAAATCACGGTCAAGTCCGAGACCCGCACGAATACCAACATCACCCAGCGATTCCTCAACGTCTCGCACCGCAACAAACTCGACGCTCTGACCCGTATCCTCGAGGTCACCGAGTTTGAAGCAATGATCATGTTCGTGCGCACCAAGCACGAAACCGAAGAGCTCGCAGAAAAGCTCCGCGCCCGCGGATTCTCTGCCGCAGCTATCAATGGTGACATCGCGCAGGCGCAGCGTGAGCGCACCGTCGATCAGCTCAAGGACGGTCGCCTAGACATCCTCGTAGCCACCGACGTCGCTGCGCGTGGCCTCGACGTGGACCGCATCACGCACGTCTTCAACTACGACATCCCGCACGATACCGAGTCCTACGTGCACCGAATCGGTCGCACCGGTCGTGCTGGTCGTTCCGGTGAAGCGATCTTGTTTGTCACACCGCGTGAACGTCGGATGCTGCGCTCCATCGAGCGCGCCACCAACGCCACCCTGGTTGAGATGGAACTGCCGACCGTCGATGAAGTCAACGAATCCCGCAAGGAAAAATTCGCCGATTCCATCACCGCTTCCCTGGAAGACTCGCAGCTCGCGCTATTCCGCTCCCTAGTCAAGGCATACTCCGAGGAGCACGACGTGCCTCTCGAAGATATCGCCGCAGCACTCGCAACCCAGGCGCAAGCCGGCAGCGAATTCCTACTCAAGGAACTGCCACCAGAGCGCCGTCGCGACGACCGTCGCGGGGACCGCTTCGAACGCGACGACCGCCGCGGTGGCCGTTTCGACCGCGACGAGCGTCGCGGGGGAGACCGCTTCGACCGCAACGAAGACATGACGGTCTACCGACTCGCTGTCGGTAAGCGTCAGAACGTGCGCCCAGGCGCCATTGTCGGTGCCCTTGCAAACGAAGGCGGACTGAACTCTAAGGACTTTGGACGCATCAGCATCTCCGTTGACCACACCCTGGTCGAGCTGCCAAAGAACTTGCCATCTGATGTCCTGGATCGACTCTCGGATACGCGTATTTCCGGCCAGCTGATCAACATCGAGGCTGCCCCAGGCGCTGACATGGGACCACGTGGCGGATTCCGCAAGCGCGATGACTTCGGTCGACGTGACCGCGACGATCGCCGTGGCCGTGGACGTGGCGACCGCGAAGGTGGTTTCGGTGGCCGAGGGCGTGGCGACCGCGATGGTGGTTTCGGTGGCCGTGGACGTGGCGACCGCGATGGTGGTTTCGGTGGCCGTGGACGTGGCGACCGCGATTACCGCTAA